A region of Flocculibacter collagenilyticus DNA encodes the following proteins:
- the prfC gene encoding peptide chain release factor 3, with amino-acid sequence MSAFLEEVNKRRTFAIISHPDAGKTTITEKVLLFGQALQKAGTVKGKKSGQHAKSDWMEMEKERGISVTTSVMQFPYADKLVNLLDTPGHEDFSEDTYRTLTAVDSCLMVIDAAKGVEARTIKLMEVTRLRTTPIITFMNKLDRDIRDPLELMDEVEDVLNIACAPVTWPIGMGKEFKGVYHILRDEVILYQQSMGHTIQDSQIIKGLDNPELDKAIPDYADQLREEMELVLGAAHEFDLELFLAGELTPVFFGTAMGNFGVDHMLDGLVDWAPKPQSRETDLRTVEAEENKFSGFVFKIQANMDPKHRDRIAFLRVCSGKYERGMKTRHVRIGKDVKIADALTFMAGDRAHVEEAYSGDIIGLHNHGSIQIGDTFTAGEDFKFAGIPNFAPELFKRIRLRDPLKQKQLLKGLVQLSEEGAVQVFRPLDNNDLIVGAVGVLQFDVVVHRLKAEYNVDALYDHINVQTARWVQCDDVKKFEEFKRKCSANLALDGGDNLTYIAPSMVNLNLSMERYPEVTFAHTREH; translated from the coding sequence ATGTCAGCATTTTTAGAAGAAGTAAATAAACGACGCACGTTTGCGATTATCTCTCACCCCGATGCGGGTAAAACCACGATTACAGAAAAAGTATTATTGTTCGGACAAGCGCTGCAAAAAGCAGGCACCGTGAAGGGTAAAAAGTCTGGGCAGCATGCCAAATCTGACTGGATGGAAATGGAAAAAGAGCGTGGTATCTCTGTTACTACCTCAGTAATGCAATTTCCGTATGCTGACAAATTAGTTAACCTACTTGATACGCCTGGACACGAAGACTTCTCGGAAGACACTTATCGTACATTAACGGCGGTTGACTCGTGTTTAATGGTTATTGATGCAGCAAAAGGTGTTGAGGCCAGAACCATTAAGTTGATGGAAGTAACACGCCTTCGTACCACGCCTATCATCACTTTTATGAACAAATTAGACCGCGATATACGTGATCCACTTGAATTAATGGATGAAGTGGAAGATGTACTAAATATTGCATGTGCACCAGTAACATGGCCAATTGGCATGGGTAAAGAGTTTAAGGGTGTCTACCATATTCTACGTGATGAAGTGATTTTGTACCAGCAAAGTATGGGGCACACCATTCAAGATAGCCAAATTATTAAAGGCCTTGATAACCCTGAACTAGATAAAGCGATTCCTGATTATGCAGATCAGCTTCGTGAAGAAATGGAGTTAGTACTTGGTGCTGCTCATGAGTTCGACTTAGAACTATTTTTGGCGGGCGAATTAACACCAGTGTTCTTTGGTACTGCAATGGGTAACTTTGGTGTTGACCACATGCTAGACGGACTAGTTGACTGGGCTCCTAAGCCTCAATCTCGAGAAACGGATTTGCGTACTGTTGAAGCAGAAGAAAATAAGTTCAGTGGTTTTGTTTTCAAAATTCAGGCGAATATGGATCCTAAGCACCGCGACCGCATTGCATTTTTAAGAGTGTGCTCTGGAAAATACGAGCGAGGTATGAAAACCCGTCATGTGCGTATAGGGAAAGATGTAAAAATTGCTGATGCATTAACCTTTATGGCTGGTGATCGTGCGCATGTTGAAGAAGCCTATTCAGGTGACATAATTGGGTTACATAACCATGGCTCAATACAAATTGGAGATACGTTTACTGCTGGCGAAGATTTCAAATTTGCGGGCATCCCAAACTTTGCGCCAGAATTATTTAAACGCATTCGCCTGCGTGATCCACTAAAGCAAAAGCAATTACTTAAAGGTTTGGTGCAGTTATCTGAAGAAGGTGCGGTTCAAGTATTTAGACCGTTAGATAATAACGACCTAATTGTTGGGGCGGTAGGTGTACTGCAATTTGATGTGGTTGTACATCGCTTAAAAGCAGAATACAACGTAGATGCGTTGTACGATCATATTAATGTTCAAACTGCGCGCTGGGTACAATGTGACGACGTGAAAAAGTTTGAAGAGTTTAAACGTAAATGCAGTGCTAACCTTGCATTGGATGGTGGTGATAATCTTACCTATATTGCACCATCCATGGTTAACTTAAATTTATCAATGGAACGCTATCCTGAAGTAACTTTCGCTCACACACGTGAACACTAA
- a CDS encoding TatD family hydrolase: MHFIDSHCHLDFATFDDDRVNVIKRARELGIDKFVIPAVNQHNWDAVLKLAASDESIFAALGFHPWFLSDAFEKAQTKADIVDEHMQQLLDKLLQNNANIVAVGECGLDKVAANNDEEYALQMQFFEAQLALAERLNKPVIIHHRKSHQDLIRCIKQAQLACGGVIHAFSGSEQDAQQYVKLGFKLGVGGTITYQRASKTKKAFASVPLQSLILETDSPDMPVAGKQGKRNEPANLIPIFNALCEIRPEKPDYIAKQLYANTTDLFNLH; this comes from the coding sequence ATGCACTTTATCGACAGTCACTGCCACTTAGACTTTGCCACATTCGATGATGACAGAGTCAATGTGATTAAAAGAGCACGCGAATTAGGAATAGACAAGTTTGTTATTCCTGCCGTAAACCAACATAACTGGGATGCCGTGCTGAAATTAGCGGCCAGTGACGAAAGTATCTTTGCTGCATTAGGCTTCCACCCTTGGTTTTTAAGTGATGCGTTCGAAAAGGCACAAACGAAGGCTGATATTGTTGATGAACATATGCAGCAGCTTTTAGATAAGTTGTTGCAGAATAACGCGAATATAGTCGCTGTTGGTGAATGTGGGTTAGATAAAGTTGCAGCAAATAATGACGAGGAATATGCGTTGCAAATGCAGTTTTTTGAAGCGCAGTTAGCTTTAGCTGAGCGCTTGAATAAGCCTGTGATCATCCACCATAGAAAGTCACACCAAGACTTGATTCGATGTATAAAGCAAGCCCAGTTAGCTTGTGGAGGCGTCATTCACGCATTTTCTGGTAGCGAGCAAGATGCACAACAATACGTGAAACTTGGCTTTAAGCTTGGGGTTGGTGGCACAATTACTTATCAGCGAGCAAGCAAAACTAAGAAGGCATTCGCCTCTGTGCCATTGCAAAGTTTAATACTAGAAACAGACAGCCCGGATATGCCAGTAGCAGGCAAACAGGGCAAACGGAATGAGCCTGCTAACCTTATTCCTATTTTTAACGCGTTATGTGAAATCAGACCTGAAAAACCGGACTATATTGCTAAGCAGCTTTACGCTAACACCACTGATTTATTTAATTTACATTAA
- a CDS encoding AhpA/YtjB family protein: MLIVLLNLWLNAKVEGINNYQHIAVNAARSMATQAADMAAYFISNEDKKAIVHLVKKLADNPFIEDVMIYGKHGDILYRSENSITAKKRYHDDDSYQDFTFKPVVVDIESNDKRLGFLRVTYIEKTATLEASVLHENFMRQTMLMMILAGCMGFLLTRAFSRFSRLSVRSRQLQKTDAEESSDLN; this comes from the coding sequence ATTTTAATTGTCTTATTAAATTTATGGTTAAATGCGAAAGTTGAAGGTATTAATAATTATCAACATATTGCGGTTAATGCTGCGCGCTCAATGGCTACTCAAGCGGCAGACATGGCTGCGTATTTCATTAGTAATGAAGATAAGAAAGCAATCGTGCATTTAGTGAAAAAGCTTGCTGACAATCCCTTTATTGAAGATGTTATGATCTACGGCAAACATGGTGATATTCTCTATCGTTCTGAAAACAGTATAACCGCGAAAAAGCGCTATCACGATGACGACAGTTATCAAGATTTTACCTTTAAGCCGGTAGTGGTAGACATTGAAAGTAATGACAAAAGGCTTGGATTTTTGCGTGTAACTTACATTGAAAAAACCGCAACGCTTGAAGCCAGCGTGCTCCACGAAAACTTTATGCGGCAAACCATGTTAATGATGATACTTGCGGGATGTATGGGATTTCTATTAACGAGGGCTTTTTCGCGATTCAGTCGTTTGTCGGTTAGATCTAGACAGCTACAAAAAACCGACGCTGAAGAGTCGAGCGACTTAAATTAG
- the serB gene encoding phosphoserine phosphatase SerB, whose protein sequence is MSATAFQVDVTNTVALTALMDELAVQQQAAFFSNEKFSHTSSRGEIPTEYHKICLFGRALNAEELQTCLTVCLFPSVTSFYFSSIKPTDTLEAAFCFYLRADENEATLNNIFEKLTNSINDVEVICYASAPRLKKPGLLVMDMDSTAIDIECIDEIAVLAGVGEQVSKVTASAMRGELDFAQSLIQRVATLKGTEQHVLQQVLTNMPLMEGVKSLVNTLKANGWKVAIASGGFTFFANDLKHQLGLDAAIANELEIINGVLTGKVTGQIVDANVKAQTIKQLAQQHGIPQSQTVAMGDGANDLVMMSAAQLGVAFHAKPAVVEKADIAFHDGGLDQLLYVLSS, encoded by the coding sequence ATGAGCGCCACAGCATTTCAGGTAGATGTAACGAACACCGTAGCGTTAACAGCGTTAATGGATGAGCTTGCAGTACAGCAGCAGGCTGCATTTTTTAGCAATGAAAAATTTAGCCATACTTCCAGTAGGGGTGAAATCCCTACTGAGTATCACAAAATTTGCTTATTTGGCCGAGCATTAAATGCTGAAGAGCTACAAACGTGTTTAACGGTATGCTTATTTCCTTCTGTCACCTCTTTTTATTTTTCGTCAATTAAGCCCACTGACACGTTAGAAGCCGCATTCTGCTTTTATTTACGAGCCGATGAAAATGAAGCGACACTAAACAACATCTTTGAAAAGCTGACCAACAGCATTAATGATGTAGAAGTTATTTGCTATGCATCAGCACCGAGACTGAAAAAGCCCGGTTTATTAGTAATGGACATGGATAGCACCGCAATTGATATAGAATGTATCGATGAAATTGCTGTATTGGCGGGAGTGGGTGAACAAGTATCAAAGGTGACAGCCAGTGCAATGCGCGGAGAACTAGACTTTGCACAAAGCTTAATCCAACGAGTAGCAACGCTTAAAGGAACAGAGCAACACGTGTTACAGCAGGTATTAACTAACATGCCACTTATGGAAGGGGTGAAGTCGTTAGTCAATACTTTGAAGGCAAACGGTTGGAAAGTGGCAATCGCATCAGGTGGGTTTACTTTTTTTGCCAATGATTTAAAACACCAGTTAGGCTTAGATGCGGCGATTGCGAATGAGTTAGAAATAATAAATGGCGTTTTAACAGGAAAAGTAACGGGGCAGATTGTTGACGCAAACGTAAAGGCGCAAACAATAAAGCAACTCGCTCAGCAACATGGTATTCCACAAAGTCAAACGGTAGCAATGGGAGATGGTGCCAACGACTTAGTCATGATGAGTGCAGCACAGCTTGGCGTGGCATTTCATGCTAAACCTGCGGTGGTTGAAAAAGCAGATATTGCTTTTCATGACGGTGGGCTTGATCAACTACTCTATGTTTTGTCGTCATGA
- a CDS encoding encapsulin-associated ferritin-like protein, translated as MANEGYHEPVEELSDETRDMHRAIISLMEELEAVDWYNQRVDACKDDELKQILIHNRDEEKEHAAMVLEWIRRRDSKLSEEMKDYLYTDKPIAHK; from the coding sequence ATGGCAAACGAAGGCTACCATGAACCAGTTGAAGAGCTGTCTGATGAAACGCGTGACATGCATCGCGCTATCATTTCGTTAATGGAAGAACTAGAAGCGGTTGATTGGTATAACCAACGTGTAGACGCTTGCAAAGACGACGAGTTAAAACAGATCTTAATTCATAACCGAGATGAAGAAAAAGAGCATGCCGCCATGGTGCTGGAATGGATCCGTCGTCGCGACAGTAAACTAAGTGAAGAAATGAAAGACTATTTATATACAGATAAGCCAATTGCCCATAAATAG
- the argS gene encoding arginine--tRNA ligase: MNIKNILTEKAVAAMVAAGLPADTNPALTQSTRPQFGDYQINGAMGAAKKLKTNPRDIAQKIIDNLDLDGIADKLEIAGPGFINIHLSAQFLANALHRAKEDKKLSVAEHAKPDTVVVDYSAPNLAKEMHVGHLRSSIIGDAVVRALEFRGDNVIRQNHMGDWGTQFGMLLAHLNDKLAANEVAETALEDLEDFYRQAKVRFDDEEGFADRAREYVVKLQSEDAECMKLWHQFIDTSIKHSEEIYQRLGVTLTRDDIMGESAYNPDLPNVIAELKEQNIAVEDQGAQVVFIDELADKEGNPSVFIVQKSGGGYLYSTTDLAAMRYRSFKLNADRIIIFTDARQSLHFKQAEIVGRKAGFIRPETTYEHSPFGTMMGQDGKPFKTRTGGTVKLKDLLDESIDRAAKLVAERSNDFSEAEQQEIAQKVGIGAVKYADLSKNRTSDYVFNWDTMLSFEGATAPYLQYAYTRVSSIFRKAGIEAASLTADIQIVEAQEKALAIKLLQFEEVLDVMIADRTPHVLCSYLYELASLYMSFYEACPVLKDGVEEAVKQSRLQLCDLVARSLETGLNLLGIEVLERM; this comes from the coding sequence ATGAATATTAAAAATATATTAACGGAAAAAGCAGTTGCAGCAATGGTTGCAGCAGGACTCCCAGCAGACACGAACCCGGCGCTAACACAAAGCACTCGTCCACAATTTGGTGATTATCAGATAAATGGCGCGATGGGTGCTGCCAAAAAACTGAAAACAAATCCAAGAGACATTGCACAAAAAATTATCGATAACCTCGATTTAGATGGCATTGCAGATAAATTAGAAATTGCCGGTCCTGGTTTTATCAACATTCATTTGTCGGCGCAATTTTTAGCAAATGCATTACACCGTGCAAAAGAAGATAAAAAATTAAGTGTCGCTGAGCATGCAAAGCCCGATACCGTAGTGGTTGACTATTCAGCGCCTAATCTAGCTAAAGAAATGCACGTAGGTCATTTACGTTCAAGTATTATTGGTGATGCGGTTGTACGAGCACTCGAATTCCGTGGTGACAATGTTATTCGTCAAAACCACATGGGAGATTGGGGAACGCAATTTGGCATGTTGTTAGCACATTTAAACGATAAGCTAGCAGCGAATGAAGTGGCTGAAACTGCTTTAGAAGATTTAGAAGACTTTTATCGTCAAGCCAAAGTGCGCTTTGACGATGAAGAAGGTTTTGCAGACCGCGCTCGTGAATATGTAGTTAAACTTCAAAGTGAAGATGCAGAGTGCATGAAACTGTGGCACCAATTTATTGATACTTCTATTAAGCACAGTGAAGAAATTTACCAACGTTTAGGTGTAACGTTAACTCGCGACGACATCATGGGCGAGAGTGCTTATAACCCAGACTTACCTAATGTGATTGCTGAATTAAAAGAGCAAAACATTGCGGTTGAAGATCAGGGCGCACAAGTTGTGTTTATTGATGAATTAGCAGATAAAGAAGGCAATCCTTCGGTATTTATCGTGCAAAAGTCAGGTGGTGGTTACTTATACTCAACAACCGACTTAGCTGCTATGCGTTACCGCTCATTTAAGCTTAATGCTGATCGAATTATTATCTTCACGGATGCTCGCCAATCATTACACTTTAAACAAGCAGAAATTGTAGGCCGTAAAGCTGGCTTCATCCGCCCAGAAACGACTTACGAGCATAGCCCGTTTGGTACTATGATGGGGCAAGATGGCAAGCCATTTAAAACACGCACAGGTGGTACAGTTAAGCTAAAAGACTTATTAGATGAGTCGATTGATCGTGCAGCTAAATTAGTGGCTGAACGTAGTAATGACTTTAGTGAAGCAGAGCAACAAGAAATTGCGCAAAAAGTGGGTATTGGTGCAGTTAAATACGCTGACCTGTCGAAAAACAGAACCAGCGACTACGTTTTTAACTGGGATACCATGCTTAGCTTTGAAGGTGCTACAGCCCCTTATTTACAGTATGCGTACACTCGTGTGTCTAGTATTTTTAGAAAAGCAGGTATTGAAGCCGCAAGTTTAACAGCCGACATTCAGATTGTTGAAGCGCAAGAAAAAGCACTAGCAATCAAGTTACTTCAATTTGAAGAAGTGCTTGATGTAATGATTGCAGACCGTACACCACATGTATTGTGTAGCTATTTATACGAATTAGCTAGCTTATACATGAGCTTTTATGAAGCGTGTCCAGTATTAAAAGATGGCGTAGAAGAAGCCGTAAAACAGAGCCGCTTACAGTTGTGTGACTTAGTTGCACGCAGCTTAGAAACTGGATTAAATCTACTAGGCATTGAAGTACTAGAACGCATGTAA
- the rimI gene encoding ribosomal protein S18-alanine N-acetyltransferase: MIQTLILPTTQFRALSEEDTAAVFHIEQQCNPHPWSLATIADTLSGKHAERKINTGIFSAEQLVGYYAVETICGEGTLMNIGVLPAMQGKGLGTQLMRHLLKSAHNMRVQEMWLEVRASNKTAIALYERMHFEHVSVRKGYYPVPNSHNNQREDAVIMKKLL; the protein is encoded by the coding sequence TTGATTCAAACCTTAATATTACCTACCACGCAGTTTAGAGCATTATCCGAAGAGGATACCGCCGCTGTGTTTCATATTGAACAACAATGTAATCCTCATCCTTGGAGTTTAGCTACTATTGCCGACACCTTGAGTGGTAAGCATGCTGAGCGAAAAATTAATACAGGAATATTTTCAGCTGAACAACTGGTTGGCTATTACGCCGTTGAAACTATTTGTGGTGAAGGCACATTGATGAATATTGGGGTGCTACCCGCAATGCAGGGTAAAGGGCTTGGTACACAGTTGATGCGGCACTTGCTTAAAAGTGCACATAATATGCGAGTACAGGAAATGTGGCTTGAAGTTAGGGCCAGTAATAAAACCGCGATTGCACTTTATGAGAGAATGCACTTTGAGCACGTGAGTGTACGCAAGGGGTATTACCCAGTTCCAAATTCACATAATAACCAGCGGGAAGATGCAGTTATTATGAAAAAGTTATTATAA
- the pdxH gene encoding pyridoxamine 5'-phosphate oxidase → MKLDDIRRQYSQHGLERDMLADEPVVQFERWLQDAIDAKLSDPTAMTIATVDAQGQPSQRIVLLKNVDENGFVFYTNLESKKASDLAVNNKISLHFPWHFINRQVIVYGEAEPLPASTALKYFLSRPKESQLAAWASAQSRPISSRQALLEKFTEMKNRFKDGDISLPKFWGGYLVKPHKIEFWQGRENRLHDRFIYAKNDQQQWQVQRLNP, encoded by the coding sequence ATGAAATTAGACGATATAAGACGGCAATATAGTCAGCATGGGTTAGAGCGAGATATGTTGGCAGATGAGCCAGTTGTGCAGTTCGAACGTTGGTTACAAGACGCCATTGACGCAAAGCTGAGTGATCCTACTGCAATGACGATAGCCACGGTAGATGCGCAAGGTCAGCCGTCGCAGCGAATAGTATTACTAAAAAACGTAGATGAAAATGGATTCGTTTTTTATACCAATCTTGAAAGTAAGAAAGCGTCAGACTTAGCGGTAAACAATAAAATTAGCCTTCATTTTCCATGGCACTTTATTAATCGTCAGGTAATTGTATACGGCGAAGCAGAGCCGTTACCTGCTTCAACAGCATTAAAATATTTTCTTTCCCGCCCCAAAGAGAGCCAGTTAGCAGCATGGGCTTCAGCACAAAGTCGTCCAATATCGTCACGACAAGCACTATTAGAAAAGTTTACCGAGATGAAAAATCGATTTAAAGATGGCGATATTTCACTACCTAAATTTTGGGGAGGATACTTGGTCAAGCCTCATAAAATTGAATTCTGGCAGGGACGAGAAAATCGGCTGCATGATCGTTTTATCTACGCTAAGAATGACCAACAGCAATGGCAGGTACAGCGGCTAAATCCGTAA
- a CDS encoding alpha/beta fold hydrolase: MIKQRSLFIDCCDDHQQSYQLHLRHIAPEGKASSPVLMVHGAIENGKIFYTHKGKGVGCFLARQGFDVYVLDLRGRGQSTPAISSSNKHGQFNSIAQQIPIAMNYIHQLNSNPIHLVGHSWGGIMLTSTLVRYPDLANMVSTKLFFGTKRSISVSHLKKRLMIDVLWNGVAPLLSKVMGYLPAKQLQLGSDNETYDYLKESRPWVNGKPWKDVVDGFDYEQAAIAHQDRLSNIPVWHFAAVDDHVLGHPVDVKRFQREAQQEHGKYTLLGKAQGNLADYDHITMLTHPKCEQDHFPQIAKWMLQLSH, encoded by the coding sequence ATGATAAAACAACGCTCCTTATTTATTGATTGTTGTGATGATCATCAGCAGTCATATCAATTGCATTTAAGGCATATTGCACCCGAAGGAAAAGCTAGTTCACCTGTACTCATGGTGCATGGCGCGATAGAAAACGGCAAAATTTTTTACACCCATAAAGGTAAAGGGGTGGGCTGTTTTCTGGCAAGGCAAGGTTTTGACGTATATGTTCTTGACTTGAGGGGACGGGGGCAATCAACCCCAGCCATCTCAAGTAGCAATAAACATGGTCAATTCAATTCAATCGCGCAGCAAATTCCAATCGCCATGAATTATATCCATCAGCTGAACTCAAACCCTATACACCTAGTTGGGCACTCTTGGGGTGGCATTATGCTCACTTCTACATTAGTGCGCTATCCAGACCTGGCTAACATGGTAAGTACGAAATTGTTTTTTGGCACCAAGAGAAGTATTTCGGTAAGCCATTTAAAAAAACGTTTAATGATCGATGTGCTGTGGAATGGCGTTGCACCTTTATTAAGTAAAGTTATGGGGTATTTACCTGCAAAGCAATTACAGTTAGGTAGTGATAATGAAACGTATGACTACTTAAAAGAGTCAAGACCTTGGGTAAATGGTAAACCTTGGAAAGATGTCGTAGATGGGTTTGATTACGAGCAAGCGGCAATAGCACACCAAGACAGATTGTCTAACATTCCGGTATGGCATTTTGCTGCGGTAGATGACCATGTGCTTGGTCACCCAGTCGATGTTAAACGTTTTCAGCGTGAAGCGCAGCAAGAACATGGAAAGTATACTTTATTAGGAAAGGCGCAAGGTAATTTGGCTGATTATGATCATATAACCATGCTTACTCACCCGAAATGTGAACAAGATCATTTTCCACAGATAGCAAAATGGATGCTACAGTTATCTCATTAA
- a CDS encoding S41 family peptidase, with the protein MKIKTKILVPIILASTLVSYSKSPIANTFDPVAAWEELESVLKQQYAYIDKPDFNVQHMFDEFKHRIKSAKNKKEFADISQMFLRHFHDPHLNLGPYDEKDFSVFPTGSDIRATYQNNRFIVDDIKADSAADLAGIRPGAEVVSIDNLPVKKAVENIFGQAFKQLTVTQINYGVNVSLGGYRNKERIIELKHHGKLQPYHLAASYKSINMTAKGPTITYKKLNDLGYIRFNNSLGNSNTVSAFKEAVTKLSETSALIIDLRNTPSGGNTGVAEPILGHFVNDKAVYQLYQVQEGDVFYKDAKLEKAYVMPTTPHYAKPYVVLAGRWTGSMGEGMIIGFDAIGAETVVGAPMADLLGGIKTVKLNKSDTWIELGFERLYHVNKTYREDFEPHILLSPADRDANGNDPALAVAQQMLNEKLR; encoded by the coding sequence ATGAAAATTAAAACAAAAATCTTGGTGCCAATAATACTCGCCAGTACTTTAGTTAGCTACTCAAAATCACCAATTGCTAACACATTCGACCCTGTTGCAGCATGGGAAGAACTTGAAAGCGTACTCAAACAGCAATATGCATACATAGATAAGCCAGATTTTAATGTGCAGCATATGTTCGATGAATTTAAGCACCGGATTAAAAGTGCAAAGAACAAAAAAGAATTTGCCGATATTAGCCAAATGTTTTTGCGCCACTTTCACGACCCGCATTTAAACTTAGGCCCTTACGATGAAAAAGATTTCAGCGTATTTCCAACAGGATCTGACATTAGAGCAACTTACCAAAACAATCGTTTTATTGTTGACGATATTAAAGCTGATTCTGCTGCGGATCTTGCTGGTATTCGTCCGGGTGCTGAAGTCGTCAGTATTGATAATTTGCCTGTAAAAAAGGCGGTTGAAAACATATTTGGTCAGGCCTTTAAACAACTAACGGTGACGCAAATTAACTATGGTGTTAACGTAAGTTTAGGTGGCTATAGAAATAAAGAACGGATAATAGAGTTAAAGCACCATGGTAAATTACAACCCTACCATTTGGCTGCAAGCTACAAATCAATCAATATGACGGCAAAAGGGCCAACCATCACCTATAAAAAGCTGAATGACCTTGGCTATATTCGATTTAATAACTCACTGGGTAATTCAAATACGGTTAGTGCCTTTAAAGAGGCAGTTACAAAGCTGTCAGAAACAAGCGCCTTGATAATAGATCTTCGCAATACGCCAAGCGGTGGAAATACAGGAGTCGCAGAACCGATATTAGGTCATTTTGTTAATGACAAGGCGGTGTATCAACTTTATCAAGTACAGGAAGGTGACGTTTTTTATAAAGATGCCAAACTTGAAAAAGCGTATGTTATGCCTACAACGCCGCATTATGCAAAGCCTTATGTTGTATTGGCTGGGCGCTGGACTGGTAGCATGGGAGAGGGGATGATTATTGGCTTTGATGCTATTGGTGCAGAAACCGTAGTTGGTGCGCCTATGGCTGATCTGTTAGGTGGTATTAAAACAGTTAAACTTAATAAAAGTGACACGTGGATTGAACTTGGCTTTGAGCGCCTTTACCACGTAAACAAAACATATCGAGAAGACTTTGAGCCACATATTCTATTAAGCCCAGCTGACAGAGACGCTAACGGAAACGATCCAGCTTTAGCTGTAGCCCAGCAGATGCTTAATGAAAAACTAAGGTAA